AATTTGGCCTGCCTTGACCATGTTGGTGCTGCGCGAATTACGCTATGTGCTGGTGGTTAGTGTCGTTACCCTAGCAGCCTTAATTACCTTCCCTTTGCTCGAAATTTATGGGGTGATTCCGCTAGAGTTGGTGATTCCCGCTCCGATGTTGCTGTTGAAATTAATTATTTTTGTGGTAGTTTTTTTGATTTTGACTTCCATGATGATCGTGATTGGCTTAGCCGATCAGCGTAGTCAAAAAGTGCTAGCCGAACATACGGCAGTAATCACCAACCAACAAGCTGAATTAGCTCAGGCCAATCAATCACTACAAGCTGGTAACCAACAATTACAAGCCTTAGCTCAACGCCAAGAAAGCTTGCTCAATCAAATTCAACTGCTCGAAGCGCCGATTATTCGCTTGGGCAATAATGCAATTCTGCTGCCAATTACTGGCATGCTCGATCAACAACGAATTAGTCATATTCGTAGTGCAGTCCTACAGCAAATTTATCAATTACGAGCGCAGCACTTAATTCTCGATATGACTGGCGCATTATTGCCCGATGCTAGTGTACTGCCCAATTTTGCCGATATGCTGGCAGCGATTAAGCTCTTGGGCTGCGAAATGCGGGTTACCGGCATGACCAGCGAGATTGTGCAGCAATTGGTCTTTACCGATGTCGATTTGCGCATTTTTGGCAAGACTGGTCAGTTGGAGCAGTTGATTCAAGAGGTTTTGCAGCCGTCAAAAGGGAAATAGCTCTTCGATTGAGATTAATTGCAACGAGCCAGTCGGACATTGGCTCAAACAGGCCCGATCATCATAGCCTGCACATAAATCACACTTGCTAGCCACAGTTTTGGGCTGAATTTGATTTGATTGCTGGCGCATGCGCTGCCAAAGCTGCCAAAGTGGGCCTTGTTGGTTTTGCAAAAAGATCGTTTGCGATTCGACCGCATCATAGGGGCAGGCCAGCACACACTCGTTGCAACCAGTGCAAGCATCAGTAATGCGTAAGGCCCCATTATCATCCCACTGAATCGCAGCTTCGGGACAAGCCTCAACACATTCAGCCCCAACCCGACACTGACGACAACTCTGAGTAATATCCCAATCTTCGATTTTAGCACCGTTGAGCCGCATGCGGGTTTGGCCAAAACGCTCGGCACAGGCCTGCTCACAAATTCGGCAATCAGGCGGGCATTGCGAGGGCTGCCGCACCAACACATGCGAGCCACGAAACATGCCATAGCGCACCGCCACTTTGATCAAATGTTGACGCGTTTGGTCGCCACGCACCCGCTCCGAATGATGCACCCGTTCATCGATCACCCGTCGAACTGCTGCTTCAAGCGAAGCATGTTGGGCAACTTGAGCCGCAAAAACTGCGCCAGGTAGCTGCAAGCAGCGAGTTGGGGTTAAACAACGTAAAGTAGCATTGTGGGGTGTTGCCGAAAGTAAAGCCATCTCGCCAAAAAAATCACCATCACTGAGCGTTGCCACAATCACGCCATGTTGCTCGACCGCAATTTGGCCTTGTTCGATCAAATACAAAGCTTGCCCAGCCGAGCCTTGCTCAAAAATCACGGTGTTGCGGCCAAATTCTTGGCGTGTCAGTTGAGTTGCCAACAAGGCCCGTTCTTCAACGCTGACGTGGCTGAACAACGGCACGCGGCTCAAAGCACTAACGGCGCGACGTTGCAAATAGCTGGCTTCGAGCAAGCGCATAAATAATGGCAGATGTTGCTTTTTTTCGTGCAAACGCTCAATCGACCATTGCAACGCGAAAATTTGGGTTTGGGCTTGGACGGCATACAACAGCGAATGTGAGCTAAAAAAGATGCTATTGCCGAAAAAATCGCCCTCGCCCAACTCGCCAATTGAAATCGGCTCACCATCGCGATCAAGAATCACCGTATCGGCTACGCCGCTCAAAATCACATAGCATTGGCTACTGCGTAAACGGGCAATCGGAATCGTGTCGCCTGCCGCAAAAGCTCGAAAAACCCCAATTCGCGCCAAAATTGTGGCTTCGTTGGTGGGTAATTCGGCCAAATTAGGCAGGCTCCGCAAAGCATCAACTTGGAGATTGAGCGCGAGAGGAGCCATAATTTGAGCCTCGATTATTGAGTTTGTTGATAGTGATAGGGTAAACTGCGCCGCATATGTTCATCGGCCATTTGCCATGAATGATTGGCATTTGGCACAACCCCGCTGAGCCGATTGTGCGCCCCAACTTCGCGCAACAATTCATCGAGCCGCGTTCCTCGATAATAATTGACATTGGGTTCGGCTGATTCAGGCCCATATTCGATCAACCATTGCAATTTTGAAGCCTGCGCTCCATCAATTCGCAGCAAGGTCAATGGATTATGTTGGGCTGCAAAGGTATGGTCGCGTGGCACGCCAAAGTTGGCATCAAATAAATCACGCTCAAAGACACTATCGCGGGCGGCGATAATTTCGGCATTCTCAGGGTCGTCCCAGAAGAATAAGCCATCATAAGCCCCGACCGAAGCCCACTCGTTGGGGTGGCGCAAGGCTTGATTGACGCTGATAAAGCCGCCCAACGAAAAGCCATCAAGCGAGCGATGCGCACCGCCAAACAGCACTGGATAATGGGTTTCAACATAGGGGATCAAATCGCGATAGATAAAATCTTCAAATAACCCAGTGCCGAGCGAGAGATCAGCCGCCAGTTTGGCTGAATGCAAATTGATGCCCAAACTATGGATTGCATCGTTAGCGCTGGTCATGCCAGGAAAAATCAAGACCATTGGGCCAATTCGATCGTGGCGGCGCAATTCCTCGTAGACATCAATCACATTGCGATTACCACCGCGTGTACCATCCTCGGTTTTATTGATCCATTCGCGTTCGTGGCCACGGAAAAGATAGAGGCTTGGCACGCGTAGGTTTTCATCGCTACGAGTTTCAATTGGCAGATAAATATAAAATGTGCGGGTAATCCCCAAAGCATGGCTGAAAAAATCGACTCGTTCAACCCGCTCATCGTAGATTTTAGCCGCATCACGCTGACGATCAGCCCATGCCGCCACTGTACCCTTAACTTGCGCACCGCTGGCAGCAATTCCAGTGCGATTCGGAATTTCGCTGCCATCAAGCGATTTTTCGACATTCGACCATGAACCGCGGGTTAACTTGAAATCAAGCTGTAAGCCATGAGTAAAGGGCCAAGCGCCATAGGCAATATCGGCGCTGCGCGAAAGCACATAGGTCGGATCATTTGGTCGCCACTGATTAAACGAGCCAGTCAAATATAACTGATCGCCGGGCGCGGTATCGGCAGGAATTTTAAACTCAAAATTGACCAACGGAGTGGCTTCGAGCGGAGTAGATGTTGGAATCGCGCGTTGCCGCCCAACCATCACCCCCAAGCCAAAAGCCAGCCCCAGCCCAACCACAAATAAGATTAAGGTCAACCACATGCTGCGTGCTCGTTTCAACGCTGAACAAGATCGTGGTAAGCGCCACGATAATAGAGCAGCGGCAGGCCATCGCGCAGGGTTACATGCTCAACTTGGCCAATAAAAATTGTATGATCGCCGCCATCAACTGCCTGAAACAGTCCGCATTCCATGTTAGCCAAGGCTCCATCGAGCAATGGAATACTGCGAATGCCAGCAGCTGCAGTAATTTCCGACCAATCGTGTTTTTGTGGGCCAGCAAAGTGGCGCGACAACGATTCTTGCTCGCTGCTCAGAATATTGATCGCAAAAGCC
The Herpetosiphon gulosus genome window above contains:
- a CDS encoding STAS domain-containing protein; its protein translation is MALATPTPQQSLVERIRLLVIAQTVMVGLIGIATWFLVEIPKERAGVALGLALVTTINVFLYLLRNSRHAPRIVVVNFLLIVGVIVLTDATGAQLSGMNWTLYLIWPALTMLVLRELRYVLVVSVVTLAALITFPLLEIYGVIPLELVIPAPMLLLKLIIFVVVFLILTSMMIVIGLADQRSQKVLAEHTAVITNQQAELAQANQSLQAGNQQLQALAQRQESLLNQIQLLEAPIIRLGNNAILLPITGMLDQQRISHIRSAVLQQIYQLRAQHLILDMTGALLPDASVLPNFADMLAAIKLLGCEMRVTGMTSEIVQQLVFTDVDLRIFGKTGQLEQLIQEVLQPSKGK
- a CDS encoding alpha/beta hydrolase-fold protein, whose protein sequence is MWLTLILFVVGLGLAFGLGVMVGRQRAIPTSTPLEATPLVNFEFKIPADTAPGDQLYLTGSFNQWRPNDPTYVLSRSADIAYGAWPFTHGLQLDFKLTRGSWSNVEKSLDGSEIPNRTGIAASGAQVKGTVAAWADRQRDAAKIYDERVERVDFFSHALGITRTFYIYLPIETRSDENLRVPSLYLFRGHEREWINKTEDGTRGGNRNVIDVYEELRRHDRIGPMVLIFPGMTSANDAIHSLGINLHSAKLAADLSLGTGLFEDFIYRDLIPYVETHYPVLFGGAHRSLDGFSLGGFISVNQALRHPNEWASVGAYDGLFFWDDPENAEIIAARDSVFERDLFDANFGVPRDHTFAAQHNPLTLLRIDGAQASKLQWLIEYGPESAEPNVNYYRGTRLDELLREVGAHNRLSGVVPNANHSWQMADEHMRRSLPYHYQQTQ
- a CDS encoding flavin reductase family protein is translated as MTLDPALFRQAMSRFASGVTVVTTIVDAKPYGLTVSAFASLSLDPALTIIAIDKRSPMHDLLLQARAFAINILSSEQESLSRHFAGPQKHDWSEITAAAGIRSIPLLDGALANMECGLFQAVDGGDHTIFIGQVEHVTLRDGLPLLYYRGAYHDLVQR
- a CDS encoding cyclic nucleotide-binding domain-containing protein; its protein translation is MAPLALNLQVDALRSLPNLAELPTNEATILARIGVFRAFAAGDTIPIARLRSSQCYVILSGVADTVILDRDGEPISIGELGEGDFFGNSIFFSSHSLLYAVQAQTQIFALQWSIERLHEKKQHLPLFMRLLEASYLQRRAVSALSRVPLFSHVSVEERALLATQLTRQEFGRNTVIFEQGSAGQALYLIEQGQIAVEQHGVIVATLSDGDFFGEMALLSATPHNATLRCLTPTRCLQLPGAVFAAQVAQHASLEAAVRRVIDERVHHSERVRGDQTRQHLIKVAVRYGMFRGSHVLVRQPSQCPPDCRICEQACAERFGQTRMRLNGAKIEDWDITQSCRQCRVGAECVEACPEAAIQWDDNGALRITDACTGCNECVLACPYDAVESQTIFLQNQQGPLWQLWQRMRQQSNQIQPKTVASKCDLCAGYDDRACLSQCPTGSLQLISIEELFPF